A genome region from Manihot esculenta cultivar AM560-2 chromosome 5, M.esculenta_v8, whole genome shotgun sequence includes the following:
- the LOC110615162 gene encoding glucan endo-1,3-beta-glucosidase 7, with protein MAVLHCTSALLLLFLLQASIANSEPFIGVNYGQVASNLPPPSATAKLLQSTLIEKVRLYGSDPALIKALAGTGIGITIGASNADIPSLASDPNFAKNWVDTNVVPFYPASKIILITVGNEVMSSGDKNLMTKLLPAIQNVQNALNAASLGGKIKVSTVHSMAVLKQSDPPSTGSFDPSFGDLMKGLLGFNNATGSPFAINPYPYFAYKSDPRTETLAFCLFQPNMGRVDANTKIKYMNMFDAQLDAVHSALGSMGFKNVEIVVAETGWPYKGDDNEVGTSIEDAKAYNGNLIAHLRSMVGTPLMPGKSVDTYIFALYDEDLKPGPGSERSFGLFKPDLTMTYDAGLSKGQTPSTPKTPETPKPVTPTPVSNKETWCVPKAGVSDAQLQSNLDYACGRGIDCSPIQPGGVCFEPNTVASHAAYAMNLLYQNSDRSPGNCDFSQTGTLSSKNPSYDACNYPGGSA; from the exons ATGGCGGTTCTTCATTGTACTTCTGCTCTgctcctcctttttcttttacagGCTAGCATAGCAA ACTCGGAACCATTCATCGGTGTAAATTATGGTCAAGTCGCGAGCAACCTTCCGCCTCCATCAGCCACCGCAAAGCTGCTTCAGTCGACCTTGATCGAAAAGGTCAGATTGTACGGGTCAGACCCGGCTTTAATCAAAGCCTTAGCCGGTACTGGAATTGGAATCACTATCGGTGCATCGAATGCTGATATTCCATCACTAGCCTCAGATCCCAACTTCGCCAAGAACTGGGTCGACACCAACGTGGTTCCATTTTATCCAGCTAGTAAAATCATCCTTATCACTGTTGGTAATGAGGTGATGAGCTCCGGCGACAAGAATCTCATGACGAAGCTCTTGCCGGCAATACAAAATGTCCAAAATGCTCTGAATGCAGCGTCTCTTGGGGGCAAGATTAAGGTATCTACAGTCCATTCTATGGCTGTGCTGAAGCAATCAGATCCACCATCAACCGGAAGCTTCGATCCCAGTTTCGGCGATTTGATGAAGGGTTTATTGGGGTTTAACAATGCCACGGGCTCACCTTTTGCAATCAATCCGTACCCATACTTTGCTTACAAGAGCGATCCGAGGACTGAAACTCTTGCTTTTTGTCTTTTCCAACCGAATATGGGGCGTGTTGATGCGAACACGAAGATCAAGTACATGAACATGTTTGACGCTCAG CTTGATGCTGTTCATTCTGCATTGGGCTCTATGGGATTTAAGAATGTGGAAATTGTGGTGGCTGAGACTGGGTGGCCTTACAAGGGAGATGACAATGAAGTAGGGACAAGTATTGAGGATGCTAAGGCTTACAATGGCAATTTGATTGCACACCTTCGATCCATGGTGGGCACCCCATTAATGCCAGGGAAATCAGTAGATACATATATCTTTGCTCTGTATGATGAAGACTTGAAGCCTGGTCCTGGCTCTGAGCGATCATTTGGGCTTTTCAAGCCTGATCTCACCATGACTTACGATGCCGGCCTCTCAAAGGGCCAG ACTCCATCTACGCCAAAAACTCCGGAGACTCCAAAACCGGTGACTCCAACACCAGTGTCTAACAAAGAAACATGGTGTGTGCCAAAGGCTGGTGTTTCTGACGCACAATTGCAGTCAAATCTGGATTACGCTTGTGGACGAGGGATTGATTGTAGTCCAATCCAACCAGGTGGAGTTTGCTTTGAGCCAAATACAGTAGCATCGCATGCTGCTTATGCTATGAATCTTCTCTATCAAAATTCCGATAGAAGTCCAGGAAACTGTGATTTCTCGCAGACGGGTACCCTTTCATCTAAGAATCCCA GCTATGATGCTTGCAATTATCCTGGCGGAAGTGCCTGA
- the LOC110615163 gene encoding protein LIKE COV 3, with protein MTTRDMEIEGDLELLIPVSEIPQNSKCKTSTSSSPVASPSHRLSGVEAISKVIRSWTSKKFMTGCVILLPIAVTFYITWGFIRFVDGFFSPVYDHLGINIFGLGFATSITFIFLVGIFMSSWLGASVLTLGEWFIKKMPLVSYIYSASKQISAAISPDQTTNAFKEVAIIRHPRIGEYAFGFITSTVILQKNMGEEELCCVYVPTNHLYVGDIFLISTKDIIRPNLSVREGIEIIISGGMSVPQIMTTMDAQTISAEPLCKYPSSKV; from the exons ATGACAACAAGAGATATGGAGATTGAAGGAGATCTAGAACTGCTTATACCAGTCTCCGAGATTCCCCAGAATTCTAAGTGTAAAACGTCGACGTCTTCATCTCCCGTTGCCTCCCCTTCCCACCGTCTTTCTGGAGTCGAG GCAATATCAAAAGTAATACGCAGCTGGACTTCAAAAAAGTTTATGACAGGATG TGTCATTCTTCTTCCAATAGCAGTCACGTTCTACATTACGTGGGGTTTTATTCGTTTTGTGGATGGTTTCTTCTCTCCGGTCTATGATCATCTGGGTATCAACATTTTTG GTCTTGGGTTTGCTACATCCATCACTTTTATATTCTTAGTTGGCATTTTCATGTCGTCATGGTTAGGAGCCTCTGTTCTTACTCTTGGGGAATGGTTTATTAAGAAAATGCCACTTGTAAGCTATATATATTCTGCCTCGAAGCAAATTAGTGCTGCAATATCTCCAG ATCAGACTACTAATGCCTTCAAAGAAGTGGCCATTATAAGACATCCTCGTATTGGGGAATATGCATTTGGATTTATAACTTCCACAGTAATTCTTCAGAAGAATATGGGTGAAGAAGAACTCTGCTGTGTCTATGTCCCCACCAATCACCTATATGTTGGAGATATTTTTCTCATAAGTACAAAGGATATTATCAGGCCTAATTTGTCTGTTCGAGAAGGGATTG AAATCATTATCTCCGGTGGCATGTCAGTGCCTCAAATAATGACCACAATGGATGCACAAACTATTTCTGCAGAACCACTTTGCAAGTACCCTTCATCAAAAGTATAA
- the LOC110614949 gene encoding glucose-6-phosphate isomerase, cytosolic, producing MASSALISDTQPWKDLKAHVDDIKKTHLRDLLSDTDRCKSMMAEFDGIVLDYSRQQATVDTVNKLYNLAEAAHLKEKIHRMFNGERINSTENRSVLHVALRAARNAVINSDGKNVVPDVWNVLDKIKEFSERVRSGSWVGATGKPLTNVIAIGIGGSFLGPLFVHTALQTDPEASKCAVGRQLRFLANVDPIDVARNIAGLSPETTLVVVVSKTFTTAETMLNARTLRAWISKELGPSAVAKHMVAVSTNLTLVEKFGIDPINAFAFWDWVGGRYSVCSAVGVLPLSLQYGFSIVEKFLKGASSIDQHFSSASFEKNIPVLLGLLSVWNVSFLGYPARAILPYSQALEKFAPHIQQVSMESNGKGVSIDGVPLPFATGEIDFGEPGTNGQHSFYQLIHQGRVIPCDFIGVVKSQQPVYLEGEVVNNHDELMSNFFAQPDALAYGKTAEQLQKENVSQHLIPHKTFSGNRPSLSILLSSLDAYKIGQLLAIYEHRVAVQGFIWGINSFDQWGVELGKSLATQVRKQLNASRTKGEPVEGFNFSTTTMLTRYLEESSDVPANAQTLLPKI from the exons atggcTTCATCAGCTCTGATCTCCGACACCCAGCCATGGAAGGACTTGAAG GCGCATGTTGATGACATTAAGAAGACTCACTTGCGCGATTTATTGAGTGACACTGATCGATGCAAGTCTATGATGGC CGAGTTTGATGGAATCGTGCTTGACTACTCACGGCAGCAAGCCACTGTTGATACTGTGAATAAGCTTTACAACTTGGCAGAG GCAGCGCATCTCAAGGAAAAGATTCATCGTATGTTTAATGGGGAACGT ATCAACAGCACAGAGAATAGGTCAGTGCTTCATGTAGCTCTTCGTGCTGCAAGGAATGCGGTTATAAACAGTGATGGCAAGAATGTTGTACCAGATGTTTGGAATGTCCTTGACAAGATCAAGGAGTTCTCTGAGAGGGTTCGCAGTGGTTCGTGG GTTGGAGCTACAGGGAAACCACTGACTAATGTTATTGCCATCGGTATTGGTGGCAGCTTCTTAGGCCCTCTTTTTGTACACACTGCTCTTCAAACAG ACCCAGAGGCTAGCAAATGTGCAGTAGGTCGCCAGCTGCGATT TCTTGCAAATGTTGATCCTATTGACGTTGCTAGAAATATTGCTGGCCTAAGTCCTGAAACCACGCTtg TTGTTGTGGTTTCTAAAACTTTTACTACTGCTGAAACTATGCTGAATGCACGGACACTAAGGGCATGGATTTCAAAAGAACTTGG ACCTTCTGCAGTTGCAAAGCATATGGTGGCAGTTAGTACAAATCTTACG CTTGTAGAAAAGTTTGGTATTGACCCTATTAATGCTTTTGCATTCTGGGACTGGGTTGGTGGCAGGTATAGTG TTTGCAGTGCTGTTGGTGTATTGCCTTTGTCTCTCCAATACGGTTTCTCAATTGTTGAGAA GTTCTTGAAAGGGGCATCAAGTATTGATCAGCACTTCTCTTCTGCGTCATTTGAGAAAAACATTCCA GTACTTTTAGGTTTGTTGAGTGTATGGAATGTTTCATTTCTTGGTTATCCTGCAAGA GCCATCTTACCTTACTCCCAAGCGTTGGAGAAATTTGCCCCACACATTCAACAG GTTAGCATGGAAAGTAATGGCAAGGGGGTATCTATTGATGGTGTGCCACTTCCCTTTGCAACTGGTGAAATTGATTTCGGTGAACCAGGGACAAATGGTCAGCACAGCTTTTATCAACTAATTCACCAG GGGCGTGTAATTCCCTGTGATTTTATTGGTGTTGTGAAGAGTCAGCAACCTGTATACCTTGAAG GGGAGGTTGTGAATAACCATGATGAACTCATGTCTAACTTTTTTGCACAGCCAGATGCCCTTGCTTATGGCAAG ACAGCAGAGCAGTTGCAAAAAGAGAATGTATCGCAACATCTAATTCCTCACAAG ACATTCTCTGGGAATAGACCTTCTCTCAGTATTCTGCTTTCCTCATTGGATGCCTACAAAATTGGACAG TTATTGGCCATCTATGAACATAGAGTAGCTGTTCAAGGCTTCATATGGGGAATCAATTCTTTTGACCAGTGGGGAGTTGAGTTAGGGAAG TCATTGGCTACACAAGTCAGAAAGCAACTTAATGCATCTCGTACGAAGGGAGAACCAGTCGAGGGCTTTAACTTCAGCACCACAACAATGCTAACAAGATACCTAGAG GAAAGTTCGGATGTCCCAGCTAATGCTCAGACTCTTCTACCGAAGATATGA
- the LOC110614950 gene encoding deoxyuridine 5'-triphosphate nucleotidohydrolase, translating to MVQAVQNSSHQIKEPAPKIPKLQENCAHEVSENPISLFRVKKLSDKAILPARASALSAGYDLSSATGTKVPARGKTLIPTDLSIAIPEGTYARIAPRSGLAWKHSIDVGAGVIDADYRGPVGVILFNHSDADFEVKAGDRVAQLIIEKIMTPDVFEVEDLDATARGEGGFGSTGV from the exons ATGGTTCAAGCGGTTCAAAACAGTAGCCATCAAATCAAGGAGCCAGCTCCAAAGATCCCAAAGCTTCAAGAGAATTGCGCTCATGAAGTCTCAGAAAATCCCATCTCTCTATTTAGGGTTAAAAAGCTCTCTGATAAAGCTATTTTGCCCGCTAGAGCCTCTGCTCTTTCTGCAGGCTATGATCTCTCCAG TGCAACTGGGACTAAAGTGCCTGCTAGAGGTAAAACTCTTATTCCAACAGATTTGAGCATTGCCATACCTGAAGGAACATATGCTCGCATTG CGCCGAGATCGGGACTAGCATGGAAGCATTCGATTGACGTTGGTGCAGGTGTGATTGATGCTGATTATAGAGGCCCAGTTGGGGTTATACTGTTTAATCATTCGGATGCGGATTTTGAGGTCAAAGCAGGAGATCGTGTTGCCCAGTTGATTATCGAGAAGATCATGACTCCTGATGTTTTTGAAGTTGAGGATTTGGATGCGACCGCTAGAGGTGAAGGAGGTTTCGGCTCAACAGGCGTTTAA
- the LOC110614951 gene encoding uncharacterized protein LOC110614951 — protein sequence MKDDDSPTVISMPTTTATATTLKKDTSDGALFGKTRYKFWVLAAILLLAFWSMFTGSVTLKWSTGNLSRLNDDLNSPIRDDDLDILEVEEKEHLVRHMWDIYTHSSSTKLPRFWQEAFEAAYEALASDVAAIRDAAVSEIAKLSLRSFNPDPFPVQPTPDTSNSNPKL from the exons ATGAAGGACGATGACTCGCCGACAGTTATATCAATGCCTACAACCACCGCCACTGCCACAACTCTGAAGAAAGACACCTCTGATGGTGCTCTTTTTGGTAAAACTCGATACAAGTTCTGGGTCTTAGCTGCTATTCTCCTTCTTGCATTTTGGTCCATGTTCACTGGCTCTGTTACTCTCAAATGGTCCACCGGTAATCTCTCCCGTCTCAACGATGACCTCAACTCTCCAATCCGTGATGATGATCTCGACATCCTT GAAGTGGAGGAGAAAGAGCATTTGGTGAGGCATATGTGGGATATCTACACCCACAGCTCTAGTACTAAACTGCCTCGTTTTTGGCAAGAGGCTTTTGAAGCTGCTTATGAAGCTTTGGCCAGTGATGTTGCTGCCATTAGAGATGCTGCCGTCTCCGAGATCGCCAAGCTCTCTCTTCGTTCCTTCAATCCTGACCCGTTTCCCGTTCAACCTACACCA GACACTAGCAATAGTAATCCCAAGCTATAA